The following proteins are encoded in a genomic region of Arthrobacter jiangjiafuii:
- a CDS encoding XcbB/CpsF family capsular polysaccharide biosynthesis protein — translation MSSSSTLFRSLAYPLADLIDDLKTGEYKYIHLSDPENLLDNRPLLLAAHRNSKVKNIVIELAKMGYYVYHMVDGVARFVLESHIPQMWHSVREGQYLSSPDGVVYSFQEPKSGGPIRNMVVVFSSIGGDIFGNGLSRYFTQNFRSIQKHVPADTAILRIADIGGVVGSFYLDTHYAPRNTKRVGNLIESMRIANSLDKDSVITYGASKGATGALFHAINSDYRCVCVEPIVNDHYYETRFGDTHFTAADIFVEKKEHTFARAIETYKRRAPSTSAKDHESRIIVVYSTQSPQAPYLREIIGNHLTKDMSLIDFRHPQISDHPDVSPQSLNLVTMYLNMMCYGIPSEGGHFEFSCEAP, via the coding sequence ATGAGTTCGTCATCAACTTTATTTCGCTCGCTTGCATACCCATTGGCTGACCTGATTGATGATCTCAAGACCGGCGAATACAAATACATTCATTTATCAGATCCTGAAAACTTACTCGACAATAGACCTCTACTACTTGCAGCCCATCGGAACTCCAAAGTAAAGAACATAGTCATCGAGCTCGCCAAAATGGGCTATTACGTATACCACATGGTGGACGGCGTCGCCCGATTCGTCTTGGAAAGTCACATACCGCAAATGTGGCATAGCGTCCGTGAAGGTCAATATTTGAGCTCTCCGGACGGTGTGGTCTATAGCTTCCAGGAGCCAAAATCGGGAGGGCCTATCCGCAATATGGTCGTCGTTTTTTCATCGATAGGTGGAGACATATTCGGGAATGGATTGTCCCGCTATTTTACACAGAACTTCCGATCCATTCAAAAGCATGTCCCGGCCGATACTGCAATTCTTCGCATTGCGGATATCGGAGGCGTTGTCGGCTCATTCTATTTGGACACTCATTATGCACCGCGCAATACGAAACGAGTGGGCAACCTAATCGAATCCATGCGCATAGCTAATTCTCTCGACAAAGACTCAGTGATCACCTATGGCGCATCTAAAGGAGCAACTGGGGCGCTATTTCATGCCATCAATAGCGACTACAGATGCGTCTGTGTTGAGCCTATCGTAAACGATCACTACTATGAGACCCGATTTGGCGATACACACTTCACTGCTGCAGATATTTTTGTCGAAAAAAAAGAACATACGTTCGCCCGTGCGATAGAGACGTACAAGCGAAGGGCGCCGAGTACGTCCGCTAAAGATCATGAATCAAGGATCATAGTCGTCTATTCTACTCAGTCCCCCCAAGCTCCCTACCTGCGGGAGATCATCGGCAATCATCTGACTAAAGACATGAGTCTTATTGATTTCCGCCATCCTCAGATATCGGATCATCCTGATGTCAGTCCGCAGTCTCTTAATCTAGTGACTATGTACCTTAACATGATGTGTTATGGGATTCCATCCGAGGGCGGGCACTTCGAGTTTTCATGCGAAGCGCCCTAA
- a CDS encoding transposase, whose amino-acid sequence MAEHLPVVEEIEVLIVAGATTGKVEAINTSIKHIKPTGRGFVISTNCKTRITLRSALENCGELSTTIVGFTSNRDLDNPATRQPSGHFDDTDDPRPIRPMRSPDIR is encoded by the coding sequence ATGGCGGAGCATTTGCCGGTGGTGGAAGAGATCGAAGTTCTCATTGTTGCCGGTGCCACGACGGGCAAGGTTGAGGCCATCAATACGAGTATCAAACACATCAAACCGACTGGGCGCGGGTTCGTCATCAGCACCAATTGCAAAACCCGTATTACGCTCAGAAGTGCCCTCGAGAACTGTGGTGAACTCTCCACTACGATAGTGGGTTTCACCTCGAACCGGGACCTGGATAACCCAGCAACGCGCCAACCTAGCGGGCATTTCGATGATACAGACGACCCGCGGCCGATCAGGCCAATGCGCTCTCCAGATATTCGATGA
- a CDS encoding CDP-glycerol glycerophosphotransferase family protein, producing MIGWQAAYAQARQLEKKDDWAAAAKTYARLVRLGEDTNPRVVFRLGHAYFRLNRLDESLPLLEKAVELQPTNAAWNYRLGFVLERKKSFDAALFYYRKALELDPRQASWVHRVEVCEAAITQLRLDLVSRNRGATWQILSVLEEGLPAHANDPQWLEKLGDAYFKMGRSDLAGSVYTKAATLRPESADLQFKAGWALEVEGKAEQRDTAYERAVTQDTSLGSPTVGVGAFFQAKGQWKLAAKHYAKTLQSKPDAIELYYRLGLAQQKIYDWAGAAGMFRKALELDPFQERLSWRLGLSYERLGDLQSAEIAYSRVLKSTATASHYWKYRMGYVLQLQGRYRDACIAFYLSREDKIAPSRSTDGDPYLERVLKADLEIGKRSQSAELSYKLGLRAEELGYPAIAAAAYSEAVQRTLEYDPERYFRLGRALMLSGMYREASAAFLETRQFKRPHAVDTTQYMKNKHQKQAMAYTEYMETLDILDSTILYESAHGSAVAGSPLQVCKSVIMDTRFSGFRHVWVVNDLASIPGDFKRREDFIFVTRDSDLYLRYLATARFLINDNTFPPYFIRRNEQQYLNTWHGTPLKTLGRDIKNGVMEHKNAARNFLHATHLIAPNKFTADCLVDRYDVAGIFNGRLAITGYPRVDATLTATDDHKAELRKQLGVPPDKKVVLYAPTWRGTLGDRILDNSRLVADVEALAGSDDWHFLFRGHAMTSAQTDGKSLHQHVVPPIIDTNDLLSIVDVLITDYSSIFFDFIATGRPIIYYAYDLEQYKAERGLYFDLASMPGNLCYDVEAVVSQISEAIQAATEHEKRLDYISAEQEFCPLDDGGATARAIDFFFFGSSEYEVHNGRDGKRNVLFYQGSFLPNGITTSYLNLVSHVDPDQNNIYVVVDPDALASEAARLEKFEQNPEHVRVLARVGSHVLTPEERWVVDKFNTQHTLDSDEMWIVFNRAFAREFRRMFGTASFDSVICFEGYARFWTALLGNAPLEGAKKSVYLHNDMYNEWRNRFEYLEANFRLYKNFESLVSVTESVAEENTTQLAERFELDSNKFTFCNNLVNPAETLHMAEQPLDEDIAQWVDEGDTLFVTLGRLSPEKGHAKLICAFSEIAAEQSGAKLVILGDGPLHSSLQELITRLDLDGCVLLAGRRLNPFAILANADCFVFSSDYEGQGLVVLEALILDRPVISTDVVGPRSVLEGGYGLLVENSVDGLTGGFRSFFLGQVPRKKLDYELYQKEALDKFGLVVL from the coding sequence ATGATCGGTTGGCAGGCTGCATACGCTCAGGCTCGGCAGTTGGAGAAGAAAGATGATTGGGCTGCAGCGGCAAAAACGTATGCACGCCTTGTGCGCCTTGGAGAAGACACAAATCCGAGAGTTGTGTTCCGACTTGGGCATGCCTATTTCCGCCTCAACCGACTTGACGAGTCTCTGCCCTTACTCGAGAAGGCCGTCGAATTACAGCCTACGAACGCGGCATGGAACTACCGCCTCGGCTTCGTGTTGGAGCGAAAAAAGTCCTTCGACGCAGCATTATTCTACTATCGCAAAGCACTCGAACTTGATCCGCGCCAAGCCTCATGGGTACACAGAGTCGAGGTTTGTGAGGCTGCGATAACACAACTACGCCTTGATTTAGTCAGTAGAAATCGAGGCGCCACTTGGCAAATTTTGAGTGTCCTTGAAGAGGGGTTGCCTGCCCATGCCAACGATCCCCAATGGTTGGAAAAGCTTGGTGACGCTTATTTCAAAATGGGGAGATCTGACCTAGCCGGCAGTGTGTACACGAAGGCGGCCACGCTACGCCCTGAGAGTGCTGATCTTCAGTTCAAAGCCGGATGGGCATTGGAAGTAGAAGGAAAAGCAGAGCAACGCGACACTGCGTATGAGCGAGCCGTCACGCAGGACACTAGCCTGGGTTCTCCAACGGTGGGTGTGGGCGCTTTTTTTCAGGCCAAGGGCCAGTGGAAATTAGCTGCGAAACACTATGCAAAGACTCTGCAATCTAAACCGGATGCAATTGAGCTTTACTACCGACTCGGGCTCGCCCAGCAGAAGATCTACGACTGGGCTGGTGCAGCCGGTATGTTCCGTAAGGCACTAGAGCTCGATCCATTCCAGGAGAGATTGTCATGGCGGCTCGGTCTTTCGTACGAAAGACTTGGGGATCTTCAATCTGCTGAGATTGCATACTCTCGCGTCCTAAAGAGTACGGCAACGGCTAGTCACTACTGGAAGTACCGTATGGGATACGTCTTGCAGCTCCAGGGCCGTTACCGGGATGCGTGCATCGCTTTCTATCTTTCTCGAGAAGACAAGATCGCTCCGAGCCGGTCCACGGATGGCGACCCTTATCTTGAGAGAGTCCTAAAGGCTGATTTGGAGATCGGGAAACGTTCACAATCAGCGGAGCTTAGCTATAAGTTGGGGCTCCGTGCGGAGGAACTCGGGTATCCTGCCATTGCTGCTGCTGCATATAGTGAAGCTGTTCAGCGCACCTTGGAGTATGATCCGGAGCGCTACTTCAGGTTGGGGCGTGCCCTAATGCTAAGTGGGATGTATCGGGAGGCTTCGGCAGCCTTCCTTGAAACCAGGCAGTTTAAACGCCCGCATGCAGTTGACACGACGCAGTACATGAAGAACAAGCACCAAAAGCAGGCCATGGCCTATACAGAGTATATGGAGACGCTGGATATCCTAGATTCCACTATCCTGTATGAAAGTGCCCACGGCTCAGCAGTAGCGGGAAGCCCTTTACAGGTCTGTAAGTCCGTGATAATGGACACGAGGTTTTCAGGTTTCCGGCACGTTTGGGTGGTTAATGACCTCGCCAGCATTCCAGGGGACTTTAAGCGACGTGAAGACTTTATCTTTGTGACACGAGATAGCGATTTGTACCTGCGCTATCTCGCAACGGCGAGGTTCTTGATAAACGACAACACCTTTCCTCCCTACTTTATTCGTCGAAATGAACAGCAGTATCTAAATACTTGGCACGGAACGCCGTTGAAGACGCTGGGACGCGACATTAAAAACGGGGTAATGGAGCACAAAAACGCTGCTCGTAATTTCCTCCACGCAACTCATCTAATCGCACCGAATAAGTTTACTGCAGATTGTTTAGTAGACAGGTACGACGTCGCAGGGATCTTCAATGGAAGACTCGCGATTACTGGCTATCCGCGAGTCGATGCAACGCTCACAGCAACTGATGACCATAAGGCCGAGTTGCGGAAGCAACTCGGGGTACCACCCGACAAGAAAGTGGTTCTCTACGCGCCAACATGGCGAGGGACCCTGGGCGATCGTATCCTGGATAACAGCCGGCTTGTGGCGGATGTGGAGGCGCTGGCCGGCTCTGATGATTGGCACTTCCTCTTCCGTGGGCATGCCATGACTAGCGCCCAAACAGACGGAAAATCATTGCATCAACACGTGGTCCCGCCAATCATTGACACCAATGACCTTCTTTCAATCGTTGACGTGTTAATCACAGACTACTCCAGTATATTTTTCGATTTCATTGCGACCGGGCGTCCAATTATTTACTACGCATACGATCTAGAACAATACAAGGCAGAGCGTGGATTGTACTTCGATCTGGCTTCAATGCCGGGCAATCTGTGTTACGACGTGGAAGCAGTTGTTAGTCAGATAAGCGAAGCCATCCAGGCGGCGACTGAGCACGAAAAGAGGCTTGACTATATTTCAGCAGAGCAGGAGTTCTGCCCCCTAGACGATGGCGGTGCGACGGCACGAGCGATTGACTTTTTCTTTTTCGGATCGTCTGAATATGAAGTGCATAACGGTCGTGACGGTAAACGCAATGTCCTATTCTACCAAGGGTCATTCCTGCCAAATGGAATCACGACTTCATACCTCAATCTCGTTTCCCATGTTGACCCGGATCAAAACAATATTTATGTTGTGGTTGACCCAGATGCGCTGGCCAGCGAAGCTGCCCGGCTTGAAAAGTTCGAGCAGAATCCCGAACATGTCCGAGTACTCGCCCGTGTCGGAAGCCACGTCCTTACGCCGGAGGAACGCTGGGTCGTTGACAAGTTCAACACCCAGCACACGCTGGACAGCGATGAAATGTGGATTGTCTTCAACCGGGCGTTCGCACGTGAGTTTCGCCGCATGTTCGGCACGGCCTCCTTCGACTCCGTGATTTGCTTTGAAGGTTACGCACGCTTCTGGACTGCGCTGCTGGGCAACGCGCCGCTCGAAGGTGCAAAAAAGTCGGTCTATCTCCACAACGACATGTACAACGAGTGGCGGAACCGGTTTGAGTATCTGGAAGCGAACTTCCGGCTTTATAAAAACTTTGAGTCCCTTGTGTCGGTTACAGAGAGTGTCGCCGAAGAAAACACAACTCAGCTAGCTGAGCGGTTCGAGCTTGATTCAAATAAATTTACCTTCTGCAATAATCTTGTTAACCCTGCAGAGACGCTCCACATGGCGGAACAACCGCTGGACGAAGATATTGCTCAGTGGGTCGATGAGGGCGACACATTGTTCGTAACTCTGGGCCGACTGTCTCCCGAGAAGGGGCATGCCAAACTAATTTGTGCTTTCTCAGAAATTGCTGCCGAGCAATCAGGAGCGAAGCTCGTTATCTTGGGTGACGGCCCGTTACACAGCTCACTACAGGAACTCATCACGCGCCTCGACCTGGACGGATGCGTTCTGCTAGCCGGGCGGCGCCTGAATCCTTTTGCAATCCTTGCGAACGCAGATTGCTTCGTGTTCTCGTCCGACTACGAGGGCCAAGGGCTTGTAGTGCTTGAGGCATTGATTCTGGATCGTCCGGTGATTTCCACGGATGTGGTTGGGCCCCGCAGCGTTCTTGAGGGTGGCTACGGACTGCTCGTCGAAAACAGTGTTGATGGTCTAACTGGGGGATTCCGGTCATTCTTTCTCGGCCAAGTACCGCGCAAAAAATTGGACTATGAATTGTATCAAAAGGAAGCACTGGATAAGTTTGGCTTGGTTGTTCTGTAG
- a CDS encoding NTP transferase domain-containing protein, whose product MTVQVVILAAGMGTRLARPHPKSLTELDDGRTIMTQQVQNLQAAFGKKLRLSIVVGFKLEMIMEHVPDASYVYNEAFDQTNTSKSLLKALRNSTKGGVLWMNGDVVFDPAMLEYLRPFIKSDQSFVAVDTSSVSDEEVKYTVDVEGHIDQLSKSVKNALGEAVGINYVSSKDKKKLIKRLAGVKDQDYFERGMEKTIEKDAVKYLPVDISDFYAVEVDFADDLARANEQLAAIPVA is encoded by the coding sequence ATGACAGTACAAGTAGTGATTCTGGCCGCCGGCATGGGCACCAGACTGGCCCGCCCCCACCCCAAGTCTCTGACCGAACTCGATGACGGCCGAACCATCATGACCCAACAGGTGCAGAACCTGCAGGCAGCCTTCGGGAAAAAACTTCGTCTCAGCATAGTCGTCGGCTTCAAGCTTGAGATGATCATGGAACATGTGCCTGATGCTTCGTATGTTTATAACGAGGCCTTCGACCAGACGAACACGTCGAAGAGTCTCCTCAAAGCGCTCCGCAACTCCACTAAGGGTGGAGTTCTCTGGATGAACGGTGACGTGGTCTTTGACCCGGCCATGCTTGAGTACCTGAGGCCTTTCATTAAATCGGACCAGTCCTTCGTGGCAGTCGACACGTCGTCTGTTTCAGATGAAGAAGTGAAGTACACGGTAGATGTGGAAGGCCATATCGATCAGCTGTCCAAGTCGGTGAAAAATGCCCTTGGTGAAGCGGTAGGAATCAACTACGTCTCGTCCAAGGACAAGAAGAAGCTGATCAAGCGTCTGGCCGGAGTCAAGGACCAGGACTACTTCGAACGCGGTATGGAAAAAACAATTGAAAAAGACGCGGTCAAGTACCTTCCGGTAGATATTAGCGACTTCTACGCGGTTGAAGTCGACTTCGCTGATGACCTGGCACGCGCCAACGAACAGCTAGCTGCCATCCCCGTCGCGTAA